A stretch of Chaetodon auriga isolate fChaAug3 chromosome 21, fChaAug3.hap1, whole genome shotgun sequence DNA encodes these proteins:
- the naa50 gene encoding N-alpha-acetyltransferase 50 isoform X1, whose amino-acid sequence MKGSRIELGDVTPHNIKQLKRLNQVIFPVSYNDKFYKDVLEVGELAKLAYFNDIAVGAVCCRVDHSQNQKRLYIMTLGCLAPYRRLGIGTKMLNHVLNICEKDGTFDNIYLHVQISNESAIHFYQKFGFEIIETKKNYYKRIEPADAHVLQKSLRSPCAPPTGELQKAD is encoded by the exons ATGAAAGG TAGCCGGATCGAGCTGGGGGATGTTACGCCCCATAACATTAAGCAACTGAAACGCCTGAACCAGGTCATCTTCCCTGTCAGCTACAATGACAAGTTTTATAAAGATGTACTGGAAGTTGGAGAGCTTGCGAAGTTAG CATACTTCAATGACATTGCAGTGGgtgctgtgtgctgcagagtgGACCACTCTCAGAACCAGAAGAGACTGTACATCATGACACTTGGCTGTCTAGCACCCTACCGTAGGCTTGGAATTG gtACAAAGATGCTGAATCATGTGCTAAACATCTGTGAGAAAGATGGCACATTTGACAACATTTACCT TCATGTTCAGATCAGCAATGAGTCAGCCATTCACTTTTACCAGAAGTTTGGCTTTGAGATCattgaaacaaaaaagaattACTACAAGAGGATAGAGCCTGCAGATGCCCATGTGTTGCAGAAGAGTCTGCGCAGCCCATGTGCACCGCCCACCGGGGAGCTTCAGAAGGCAGATTAG
- the naa50 gene encoding N-alpha-acetyltransferase 50 isoform X2 has product MKGRIELGDVTPHNIKQLKRLNQVIFPVSYNDKFYKDVLEVGELAKLAYFNDIAVGAVCCRVDHSQNQKRLYIMTLGCLAPYRRLGIGTKMLNHVLNICEKDGTFDNIYLHVQISNESAIHFYQKFGFEIIETKKNYYKRIEPADAHVLQKSLRSPCAPPTGELQKAD; this is encoded by the exons ATGAAAGG CCGGATCGAGCTGGGGGATGTTACGCCCCATAACATTAAGCAACTGAAACGCCTGAACCAGGTCATCTTCCCTGTCAGCTACAATGACAAGTTTTATAAAGATGTACTGGAAGTTGGAGAGCTTGCGAAGTTAG CATACTTCAATGACATTGCAGTGGgtgctgtgtgctgcagagtgGACCACTCTCAGAACCAGAAGAGACTGTACATCATGACACTTGGCTGTCTAGCACCCTACCGTAGGCTTGGAATTG gtACAAAGATGCTGAATCATGTGCTAAACATCTGTGAGAAAGATGGCACATTTGACAACATTTACCT TCATGTTCAGATCAGCAATGAGTCAGCCATTCACTTTTACCAGAAGTTTGGCTTTGAGATCattgaaacaaaaaagaattACTACAAGAGGATAGAGCCTGCAGATGCCCATGTGTTGCAGAAGAGTCTGCGCAGCCCATGTGCACCGCCCACCGGGGAGCTTCAGAAGGCAGATTAG